From Triticum aestivum cultivar Chinese Spring chromosome 4A, IWGSC CS RefSeq v2.1, whole genome shotgun sequence, a single genomic window includes:
- the LOC123086674 gene encoding MLO-like protein 4 — protein sequence MVEEGRSLAETPTWSVATVTTFMVAACFLIERSLSRLAKWLQKTKRKAMLAALEKIREELMLLGVISLLLSQTARWISEICVPSTLFTSKFYMCTEKDFADLDQHGDSSANDTHIARILVGGQSMHVCDEGHEPFVSYEGLEQLHRFLFILGFTHVLYSFVTVVLSMIKIYSWRKWETQACILSREQLQPRRKVMRRQSTFVFHHASHPWSKSKILLWMLCFLRQFKGSIKKSDYMALRLGFITYHKLPHSYDFHKYMVRSMEDDYNGSVGISWPLWAYAIICIFVNVHGLNIYFWLSFAPVILVLLVGTELQHVIAQLALEVVEATATNVGTQLKLRDDLFWFGKPRVLWWLIQFISFQNAFEMATFLWSLWELSANSCFMKNQYMVVIRLASGLLVQIWCSYSTLPLNVIISQMGSKFKKALVSESVRDSLHSWCKRIKDRRHNPLFMRNGTLTSRSVCSLDTTIYETDHETNTVCTLSRTVSASSLDEALTVVTVDDEEISHI from the exons ATGGTGGAGGAGGGGAGGTCGCTGGCGGAGACGCCGACCTGGTCGGTGGCCACGGTCACCACGTTCATGGTCGCCGCATGCTTCCTCATCGAGCGCTCGCTCTCACGCCTCGCCAAG TGGCTGCAGAAGACGAAGCGGAAGGCCATGCTCGCCGCACTCGAGAAGATCCGCGAAG AACTGATGCTGCTTGGCGTGATATCACTGCTGCTGAGCCAGACGGCCAGGTGGATATCGGAGATCTGCGTGCCATCGACACTCTTCACCAGCAAATTCTATATGTGCACAGAGAAGGATTTCGCCGATCTGGACCAACATGGGGACAGCTCCGCTAACGACACCCACATTGCTAGAATCCTAGTTGGCGGCCAGTCGATGCATGTTTGTGATGAG GGTCATGAACCTTTTGTTTCATATGAGGGTCTTGAGCAGTTGCATCGGTTTCTGTTTATTCTTGGTTTTACTCATGTGCTTTACAGTTTCGTGACAGTGGTTCTGTCGATGATTAAG ATATATAGCTGGAGGAAGTGGGAAACTCAAGCATGTATACTCTCAAGGGAGCAGTTGCAAC CTAGGAGAAAGGTTATGCGAAGGCAATCTACCTTTGTTTTTCATCATGCATCTCACCCATGGAGCAAAAGTAAAATACTTCTTTGGATG CTGTGCTTTCTGCGCCAATTTAAGGGTTCTATTAAGAAATCAGATTACATGGCATTAAGGTTGGGCTTTATCACG TATCATAAGTTGCCGCATTCGTACGACTTCCACAAATACATGGTACGGAGCATGGAAGATGATTACAATGGAAGTGTTGGTATCAG TTGGCCACTTTGGGCTTATGCAATAATATGCATCTTTGTCAATGTTCATG GTCTTAATATATATTTCTGGCTATCATTTGCCCCTGTCATT CTTGTCCTGCTTGTGGGCACTGAGCTGCAGCATGTTATCGCTCAGTTGGCACTGGAGGTTGTTGAGGCAACAGCCACAAATGTCGGAACACAACTGAAACTGCGTGATGATCTCTTCTGGTTTGGAAAACCTCGGGTTCTGTGGTGGCTTATACAGTTCATCTCGTTTCAG AATGCCTTTGAGATGGCGACATTCTTATGGTCTCTG TGGGAACTGAGTGCAAATTCTTGCTTCATGAAGAACCAGTACATGGTTGTTATTCGTTTGGCTTCTGG GCTGCTTGTTCAAATTTGGTGCAGCTACAGTACGCTGCCTCTTAACGTGATTATCTCCCAG ATGGGTTCCAAGTTCAAGAAGGCACTGGTCTCCGAGAGCGTGAGGGACTCCCTCCACAGCTGGTGCAAGAGGATCAAAGACAGGAGGCACAACCCGCTCTTCATGCGGAACGGGACACTCACGTCGAGGTCGGTCTGCTCCCTCGACACGACCATCTACGAGACCGACCACGAGACCAACACGGTGTGCACGCTGTCGAGGACTGTGTCGGCGTCATCCCTGGACGAGGCGCTGACTGTGGTCACTGTCGACGACGAGGAGATCTCTCACATCTAG